The genomic region ACGCAATGCTCATCATCCATTTTGTCTTTCCCTTCCTTGCGCATCGTGTGCCAGTAAGTAATGGCACTCTCCAGATGCCGCAAGAATAGCTGAAAAGCACGAAATAGCAGCCTTATCTCCCGACGAGAGGCATTTAGCCACCCTCCATTGAATCGTTTCAATAAAAAGGCCGACAACAACCACCGAAGCGTCTAAATCCAGACATCATTGATTGCGGTTCTTTCTCCGTCCTGATCGCCGGTATTGAGCACACCGCGCGGCTCGATCAGCAACAGCTTCACCTCGCGTTCAGCGTAAGGCTTGTGTTCGACGCCCTTGGGGACGACGTACATTTCTCCCTGCCCAACCACGATGGCACCCTCCCGAAGATCGATGCGAAGCTCACCGTCAAGGACGATGAAGGCTTCATCGGTATCGGCATGGGAATGCCAGACAAAGTCGCCTTCGATTTTCACCACCTTGAACTGATAGTCGTTCATTTCGGCAATGACCTTGGGCGCCCATTGCTCGCTGAACAACGCAAATTTATCGGCAAAGTTAATCGTGGTGCAGGCCTTGGAATTCATTTAAGTCACCCTCACTGGACAAGATATCGAGCCCTGACTCTAGGGATGACCTAACGCTGCGTATTGCATGATTGTGCAAGTTGGCCGGGACCATTCTCAGCCAAGGCCCAACCTCTTCAGCCACCGGCCAGGGGAGACGCCGTAGGTCTGGACGAATTGACGCGTCATGTGGCTTTGATCGAAAAAACCTGCGAATACGGCCGCCTCTGCCATCGAGTGGCCGCCGAACATCAATGCTCTTGCCAGATCGAGCCGGCGTTGAGTCATGTACCGATAGGGGCTGGTGCCGTACAGCGCCCGAAAATCACGGCTCAGGCTCCAGCGGTCTCGACCACTCGCCAGGGATAATTCATCCAGGGTAATGACTCGATCCAGCGAGTCATGAATCAGCGCACGCGCGCGCTCGGCCGCTGCAAAATCAAACGACTTGCGTCGCCCACGCTGACCAGAGAGCGCATCCAGCGCTTGTGC from Pseudomonas sp. GGS8 harbors:
- a CDS encoding cupin domain-containing protein — protein: MNSKACTTINFADKFALFSEQWAPKVIAEMNDYQFKVVKIEGDFVWHSHADTDEAFIVLDGELRIDLREGAIVVGQGEMYVVPKGVEHKPYAEREVKLLLIEPRGVLNTGDQDGERTAINDVWI